AGATTCTCTTTCGCTTTTAGGATTAGACAAAACATCTTCACTTACGTCTCTCGTCGGCGAATATGTACCTTCAATTAATGAAGCCTCATTACTGTcaattaaattagatattGAATCCAGATCACTACTGTCCAATGTAGCTCTCGTAGTCTCATTATCTGAATTAGCGTTTGAAAGATTTAAATCAGAAAAACCGCTAACTGAAGTGGAATCCGACTCCTCTACGTTTTCAGATTTTCTAATAAGCTCATTGTCACTTTTCTTGTATCCATATAACATTtgcttaagttttttctttattttttcctcTGGTTTTTTGTCTTTCTTGGAATCATCATTTAAGGGTGCATGAGCTTTTTCGAAAAACTccatatttattactactagTCTACAGGGTTAAGTGCGTTTAGATATTTTGTAAGGTTAGGAATACTTGTGCTCTAAATCCAAGTATATTcacagtttatatttttatgtagaaaAACACTGGTTATGTGACTAAATAACAAAGCCACgtgtttttttcataaattaggTTTCCAATTTCTTCGgcacaacaaaacaaatttaatgtcAACTAAATGTCAAACAATGGCCAAAGAACACCACAGAGAACCAAAGACGCATATAATTTTTAGCAATGGCAAAggtcactttaaaaaaatagttttttttagtaatggagtaattttgttaaagttatttcCAGATATTATAGCTTGACGTGTGCATCATAAGCCGCGTACCCACCTAGCGCACAGGCTCACGCGGCAGCCTCGCGAGTCAACGCCTCGGCTGGTGTGGACGTGCCTCGGCCTGCCTCGGGCGCGCGTTTGCTCGGCCCCGAGCCATCTGTTGTCGGTAAACTTGACGCGCTCAAAGGTGCATCAGTGAGCGCTGTGCGTTAGGTGGGGACGGTTATGTTTTGGCTCGCGCGCGAAGCTACTTCAGGTTTTGTCTCTTGCCGTGTTTGTCTTCTGTAATTTTGATATCATGTGCAGTCAGGAGGAGTCCAGTAGGTTTTTTTGATACGTGACTGTTTAAACAATAAGCAGCTAGGAAAATAGCTGCAGCTGAAAATACACGACTGTCCATTACGAATACTCTCGGACTTATGATGGCTCAGCCTGCCTCGCGAGGCGGCCACGGCCACGCGGAACAAAAGTACTGAGGCTGCCGCAGGAGCCATCGCTCGCGATCCGGACACCGAGGCTGCCGCGTGAGCCTGTGCGCTAGGTGGGTACGCGGCTATAAACCGAACTTATTGGAAAAACTAAAGTGAGAGCTTGAGATCTCCCATTATTACTACTTTTTTCTACAAATTGATAGGTTAAAGCAAAACTGAGTCGATTTGTACTACATGAGCTATTGTTGTAGTAATATGTAgtagtattttgttattaaaaggCATAGTGTAGATTTAGAACGTTAAAGAGTATATAAAAAGGTACTCTAACTTTACAGCCTGTTCATAGTATTATCaatgatgtttaaattatgattttcttttcttcatatttatagtgagaggaaaataaaacaagatattttgtatatgtatgtaattaacCACTCCTGACATCGATAAATACATTCCATGATTGTATTCACATTCAATACAGTACATACGAATGACAACTACTTGTGACTGCATATGGAAGCTCCACCATATTGTAGAGCTTCCATCTGCAGCTGTTACACTTAGGAGTTCTACTTAAGATTGTTGCTTGTCAATTTGATTTGGATTTACTCAACATGTAACAACCTTAAGAatagttataaagttattcTAAAGAAATTACGCCTGGGTGAAAGTGGCCATGAATTCGGTGACGATCTTCTTGAGTGCAGCGTCAGATTCGGGCGTGATCTGTCCGTCCTTGGCAATGGTGGCCAGGAGACCCTGGTGGCTGGTCTTGATGTGCTGGGTGAACTCCTTCTCGAAAGCTGTGATTTTGGTGGGGTCCAGTTTATCCAAGTGTCCGCGTACACCACAGTAGATAATGGCAACCTACAATCAAGAGTTGGTGTTAAATAGTGACATACCTCATTAGATTTTAGAGATTCTACTTGAATTTCTAATTTGATTTTAGCATACCTGTTCCTCAATGGCCATGGGCACGTATTGTCCCTGCTTGAGCAGTTCAGTGAGGCGCTGACCACGGTTGAGCAGCTGCTGGGTGGCAGCGTCCAAGTCAGATCCGAACTGGGCGAAGGCGGCCACTTCACGGTACTGAGCCAACTCCAGTTTCATGGAGCCAGCAACCTGTGCCATTACAAAACATATGAGCATCCTTTTTACCATAGATTCTAAGGTCACATGTGAGATTACGGCTCAAAGATATTTGACTGCAGAAGACAGATGTTGGCCGAATCTCGACTCGCCCCATAGTAGACAACTGGCgacatttaagtttttaatctaACCTGCTTCATGGCCTTGGTTTGGGCAGCGGATCCTACACGCGACACAGAGAGACCGACGTTGATGGCGGGCCGGATACCCTTGTAGAAGAGCTCAGTCTCCAAGAAGATCTGTCCGTCAGTGATGGAGATGACGTTGGTTGGAATGTAGGCAGACACGTCACCGGCCTGGGTCTCGATGACGGGCAGAGCAGTCAGAGAGCCACCACCCATCTTGTCAGACCTGGAAAAAATGcaacatattttagttaaaataaaagcaagcacggtattttttaaattataacagtagtaataaataaaaataattatgtaaggaCATACATCTTAGCCGCACGCTCGAGCAGACGTGAATGGAGATAGAACACGTCACCGGGGTAGGCCTCACGACCTGGGGGACGACGCAGCAGCAGAGACATCTGTAATGTCgcacaatatttattacatagacacaaagagttacatctaaggaataatcattttaattttaaactttaatttaaaacaaaattacaacatatttacaaagaaGTCGCCAATTAGTTGACTAGTCATTAAAGCTTACACCTTTATAGAAAACTATGCAAAATAAGTAAAGGTTTACCTGACGGTAGGCCACAGCCTGTTTGGACAAGTCATCGTAGATGATGAGAGCATGCTTGCCGTTGTCACGGAAGAACTCGCCCATGGCGCAGCCCGAGTAAGGTGCCAAGTACTGCAGGGGTGCGGCGTCGGATGCGGTGGCAGACACGATGATTGTGTAGTTGATGGCACCtgacatttaaattcaattatgaTTTTGATATGAAAGGTGACCTTAACACAACTAGAGTAATGTGTCAAGGATTTTAATTTCGAATCCATTTGAGGAAGGATATCCTTAAGTAAACTGTCACAATAAGATCAATTAATTGTTACTACATATCAgctatgttaaattttttactaaagatCCTCACCAGCATCAGTCAACCTCTTGACGATTTGTGCCACGGTGGATCTCTTCTGACCGATGGCGACGTAAATGCAGTATAGCTTCTTCTTCTCGTCCTGTCCCTTGTTGAAGCGCTGCTGGTTGATGATGGTGTCGATGGCCAGCGCGGTCTTGCCGGTCTGACGATCACCAATGATCAACTCACGCTGACCACGACCAATGGGCACCAAGGAGTCTACAGCCTTAATACCTAAAAGTGAAAAATGACTTAACACtgcataaattatgtattttgttacacaattgttcaaaaaaaaaaaactaggtcCAGACGATTATCt
This DNA window, taken from Papilio machaon chromosome 16, ilPapMach1.1, whole genome shotgun sequence, encodes the following:
- the LOC106716802 gene encoding ATP synthase subunit alpha, mitochondrial, whose amino-acid sequence is MSLISARLASSVARRLPNAASQVSKVAAPAVAVGSRKLHVSCPQRAVEISTILEERILGAAPKADLEETGRVLSIGDGIARVYGLKNIQAEEMVEFSSGLKGMALNLEPDNVGVVVFGNDKFIKEGDIVKRTGAIVDVPVGDQLLGRVVDALGNPIDGKGPVDTKSRMRVGIKAPGIIPRVSVREPMQTGIKAVDSLVPIGRGQRELIIGDRQTGKTALAIDTIINQQRFNKGQDEKKKLYCIYVAIGQKRSTVAQIVKRLTDAGAINYTIIVSATASDAAPLQYLAPYSGCAMGEFFRDNGKHALIIYDDLSKQAVAYRQMSLLLRRPPGREAYPGDVFYLHSRLLERAAKMSDKMGGGSLTALPVIETQAGDVSAYIPTNVISITDGQIFLETELFYKGIRPAINVGLSVSRVGSAAQTKAMKQVAGSMKLELAQYREVAAFAQFGSDLDAATQQLLNRGQRLTELLKQGQYVPMAIEEQVAIIYCGVRGHLDKLDPTKITAFEKEFTQHIKTSHQGLLATIAKDGQITPESDAALKKIVTEFMATFTQA